In one window of Pristiophorus japonicus isolate sPriJap1 chromosome 9, sPriJap1.hap1, whole genome shotgun sequence DNA:
- the foxa2 gene encoding forkhead box protein A2 isoform X1 translates to MHSTSSMLGAVKMEGHEHTDWSSYYGEPEGYPTVSNMNAGIGMNGMNTYMSMSAMGTTANMTAGSMNMSYVGTGMSPAMTGMSPGAGAMNGMGAGMPGMGTALSPSMSPMSAQASSMNALTSYTNMSMSPMYGQSNLNRSRDPKTYRRSYTHAKPPYSYISLITMAIQQSPSKMLTLSEIYQWIMDLFPFYRQNQQRWQNSIRHSLSFNDCFLKVPRSPDKPGKGSFWTLHPDSGNMFENGCYLRRQKRFKCEKKQAIKNSQDPNRKASETGSTGSGSSSDSSAGNESPHSSGSPGAEQKRSMADMKSSSALSPEHSHASNAVSQAQQHLMHQHHSVLSHIPADPQAHLKPDHHYSFNHPFSINNLMSSEQQHHKMDLKAYEQVMHYSNYSSPMSANLPMSSKTVLESSPIASDASYYQGVYSRPIMNSS, encoded by the exons ATGCACTCTACCTCCAGCATGCTGGGCGCAGTGAAAATGGAAGGACACGAGCACACGGACTGGAGCTCCTACTATGGAGAGCCCGAG GGCTACCCCACAGTGAGCAACATGAATGCGGGGATTGGAATGAACGGTATGAACACCTACATGAGTATGTCGGCAATGGGTACTACAGCCAACATGACAGCGGGCTCCATGAACATGTCTTATGTGGGCACTGGCATGAGCCCGGCAATGACTGGCATGTCTCCTGGAGCGGGGGCAATGAATGGCATGGGAGCTGGGATGCCGGGTATGGGCACTGCGCTCAGCCCTAGCATGAGTCCGATGAGCGCGCAGGCTAGTTCCATGAACGCCCTGACTTCCTACACCAACATGAGCATGAGCCCGATGTACGGCCAATCCAACCTCAACCGATCGCGGGATCCCAAGACCTACCGCCGCAGTTATACCCATGCAAAGCCTCCTTACTCTTACATCTCGCTCATAACCATGGCGATCCAGCAATCTCCCAGCAAGATGCTGACCCTCAGCGAAATCTACCAGTGGATAATGGACCTCTTCCCCTTCTATCGTCAGAACCAGCAACGCTGGCAGAACTCCATCCGCCATTCCCTGTCCTTCAACGACTGTTTCCTCAAAGTTCCCAGGTCGCCGGACAAACCGGGGAAAGGTTCCTTCTGGACCCTGCATCCGGACTCGGGCAACATGTTCGAGAACGGCTGCTACCTGCGGAGGCAGAAGCGTTTCAAGTGCGAGAAGAAGCAAGCCATCAAAAACTCGCAGGACCCCAACAGGAAAGCGTCGGAGACGGGCTCCACCGGCAGCGGCAGCAGCTCGGACAGCAGCGCCGGCAACGAATCGCCCCATTCCAGCGGCTCTCCGGGAGCCGAGCAGAAGAGGTCCATGGCGGACATGAAGTCGAGCTCGGCCCTCAGCCCGGAGCACAGCCACGCCAGCAACGCGGTGTCGCAAGCGCAGCAACACTTGATGCACCAGCACCACTCGGTGCTGTCTCACATCCCAGCCGACCCCCAGGCTCACCTGAAACCAGATCACCACTATTCGTTCAACCACCCATTCTCAATCAACAACTTAATGTCTTCAGAACAACAGCACCACAAAATGGACTTGAAGGCTTACGAACAGGTGATGCATTACTCTAACTATAGCTCCCCAATGTCCGCCAACTTGCCCATGAGCTCCAAAACGGTCTTAGAGTCTTCGCCAATCGCGAGCGACGCGTCTTACTACCAAGGTGTGTATTCTAGACCTATTATGAACTCTTCTTAA
- the foxa2 gene encoding forkhead box protein A2 isoform X2 codes for MLGAVKMEGHEHTDWSSYYGEPEVVSNMNAGIGMNGMNTYMSMSAMGTTANMTAGSMNMSYVGTGMSPAMTGMSPGAGAMNGMGAGMPGMGTALSPSMSPMSAQASSMNALTSYTNMSMSPMYGQSNLNRSRDPKTYRRSYTHAKPPYSYISLITMAIQQSPSKMLTLSEIYQWIMDLFPFYRQNQQRWQNSIRHSLSFNDCFLKVPRSPDKPGKGSFWTLHPDSGNMFENGCYLRRQKRFKCEKKQAIKNSQDPNRKASETGSTGSGSSSDSSAGNESPHSSGSPGAEQKRSMADMKSSSALSPEHSHASNAVSQAQQHLMHQHHSVLSHIPADPQAHLKPDHHYSFNHPFSINNLMSSEQQHHKMDLKAYEQVMHYSNYSSPMSANLPMSSKTVLESSPIASDASYYQGVYSRPIMNSS; via the exons ATGCTGGGCGCAGTGAAAATGGAAGGACACGAGCACACGGACTGGAGCTCCTACTATGGAGAGCCCGAGGTAG TGAGCAACATGAATGCGGGGATTGGAATGAACGGTATGAACACCTACATGAGTATGTCGGCAATGGGTACTACAGCCAACATGACAGCGGGCTCCATGAACATGTCTTATGTGGGCACTGGCATGAGCCCGGCAATGACTGGCATGTCTCCTGGAGCGGGGGCAATGAATGGCATGGGAGCTGGGATGCCGGGTATGGGCACTGCGCTCAGCCCTAGCATGAGTCCGATGAGCGCGCAGGCTAGTTCCATGAACGCCCTGACTTCCTACACCAACATGAGCATGAGCCCGATGTACGGCCAATCCAACCTCAACCGATCGCGGGATCCCAAGACCTACCGCCGCAGTTATACCCATGCAAAGCCTCCTTACTCTTACATCTCGCTCATAACCATGGCGATCCAGCAATCTCCCAGCAAGATGCTGACCCTCAGCGAAATCTACCAGTGGATAATGGACCTCTTCCCCTTCTATCGTCAGAACCAGCAACGCTGGCAGAACTCCATCCGCCATTCCCTGTCCTTCAACGACTGTTTCCTCAAAGTTCCCAGGTCGCCGGACAAACCGGGGAAAGGTTCCTTCTGGACCCTGCATCCGGACTCGGGCAACATGTTCGAGAACGGCTGCTACCTGCGGAGGCAGAAGCGTTTCAAGTGCGAGAAGAAGCAAGCCATCAAAAACTCGCAGGACCCCAACAGGAAAGCGTCGGAGACGGGCTCCACCGGCAGCGGCAGCAGCTCGGACAGCAGCGCCGGCAACGAATCGCCCCATTCCAGCGGCTCTCCGGGAGCCGAGCAGAAGAGGTCCATGGCGGACATGAAGTCGAGCTCGGCCCTCAGCCCGGAGCACAGCCACGCCAGCAACGCGGTGTCGCAAGCGCAGCAACACTTGATGCACCAGCACCACTCGGTGCTGTCTCACATCCCAGCCGACCCCCAGGCTCACCTGAAACCAGATCACCACTATTCGTTCAACCACCCATTCTCAATCAACAACTTAATGTCTTCAGAACAACAGCACCACAAAATGGACTTGAAGGCTTACGAACAGGTGATGCATTACTCTAACTATAGCTCCCCAATGTCCGCCAACTTGCCCATGAGCTCCAAAACGGTCTTAGAGTCTTCGCCAATCGCGAGCGACGCGTCTTACTACCAAGGTGTGTATTCTAGACCTATTATGAACTCTTCTTAA